The following are from one region of the Simiduia agarivorans SA1 = DSM 21679 genome:
- the purH gene encoding bifunctional phosphoribosylaminoimidazolecarboxamide formyltransferase/IMP cyclohydrolase, with the protein MSSDFVQVKRALISVSDKTGIVEFAQGLHAQGVEILSTGGTYKLLKDNQIPAVEVSDYTGFPEMMDGRVKTLHPKVHGGILGRRGTDEQVMSEHGIKPIDMVVVNLYPFEQTVAKEGCSLADAVENIDIGGPTMVRAAAKNHAHVNIVVNASDYAHILAEMAGNNGATSLKTRFDLAIKAYEHTAAYDGAIANYFGRLVEGGSEHFPRTFNTQFNKVQELRYGENSHQKSAFYVEKNPAAGTIATATQLQGKELSYNNIADTDAALETVKLFDAPTCVIVKHANPCGVASADSILAAYERAFATDPESAFGGIIAFNRELDAATAKAIVDKQFVEVIIAPSIAADAVEAVSAKKNVRLLACGSWSNAQANGLAALDFKRVSGGLLVQDRDVDTITQSDLKVVTKRVPTEEEMRDLLFTWKVAMMVKSNAIVYGKANATVGVGAGQMSRVNSARIAGIKAEHAGLAVPGSVMASDAFFPFRDGIDNAAAAGIAAVIQPGGSMRDEEVIAAADEHGLAMVFTSTRHFRH; encoded by the coding sequence ATGAGCTCTGATTTCGTTCAGGTTAAACGCGCACTGATCAGCGTGTCTGACAAAACCGGCATAGTGGAATTCGCGCAGGGGCTGCACGCCCAGGGCGTGGAAATCCTTTCCACTGGCGGCACCTACAAGCTGCTGAAAGACAACCAGATTCCCGCCGTGGAAGTGTCGGATTACACCGGCTTCCCGGAGATGATGGATGGCCGGGTAAAAACCCTGCACCCGAAAGTACACGGCGGCATTCTGGGCCGTCGCGGCACCGACGAGCAGGTGATGAGCGAACACGGCATCAAACCCATCGACATGGTGGTGGTGAACCTCTACCCGTTTGAACAGACAGTGGCCAAAGAAGGCTGTTCACTGGCCGACGCGGTGGAAAATATCGACATCGGTGGTCCCACCATGGTGCGCGCCGCGGCCAAAAACCACGCGCACGTGAACATTGTGGTGAATGCAAGCGACTATGCGCACATTCTGGCGGAAATGGCCGGCAACAATGGCGCCACCAGTCTGAAAACCCGTTTCGACCTGGCCATTAAAGCCTACGAGCACACGGCTGCCTATGATGGCGCCATCGCCAATTACTTCGGTCGTTTGGTCGAGGGTGGCAGCGAGCATTTCCCGCGCACCTTCAACACCCAGTTCAACAAAGTGCAGGAACTGCGCTACGGCGAAAACAGCCACCAGAAAAGTGCCTTCTACGTGGAAAAAAATCCCGCCGCCGGCACCATTGCCACGGCAACGCAATTGCAGGGCAAGGAATTGTCCTACAACAACATTGCCGACACCGACGCTGCACTTGAAACCGTCAAATTGTTTGACGCGCCCACCTGTGTGATTGTGAAGCACGCCAACCCCTGCGGTGTGGCCAGTGCCGATTCTATTCTGGCGGCTTACGAGCGCGCCTTTGCCACCGATCCGGAATCGGCGTTCGGCGGTATTATTGCGTTCAACCGCGAGCTTGACGCCGCCACCGCCAAGGCGATTGTGGACAAGCAATTCGTGGAAGTAATCATCGCGCCCAGCATCGCGGCAGACGCCGTTGAAGCCGTGAGCGCCAAGAAGAACGTGCGCCTGCTGGCCTGTGGCAGCTGGAGCAATGCGCAGGCCAACGGTCTGGCTGCGCTGGACTTCAAACGCGTATCCGGTGGCCTGTTGGTGCAGGACCGCGATGTGGACACCATCACCCAGAGCGATCTGAAAGTGGTCACCAAGCGCGTGCCCACCGAAGAGGAAATGCGAGATCTGTTGTTCACCTGGAAAGTGGCCATGATGGTAAAATCCAATGCCATTGTGTACGGCAAAGCCAATGCTACCGTGGGTGTGGGTGCCGGCCAGATGAGCCGCGTGAACTCCGCCCGTATTGCGGGCATCAAAGCCGAGCACGCCGGTCTGGCAGTGCCCGGCAGCGTGATGGCGTCCGACGCCTTCTTCCCCTTCCGCGACGGCATCGACAATGCCGCAGCGGCGGGTATTGCCGCGGTGATTCAGCCCGGCGGTTCCATGCGCGATGAGGAAGTGATTGCGGCGGCGGATGAGCATGGGTTGGCGATGGTGTTTACCAGCACCCGACATTTCCGCCACTAA
- the fis gene encoding DNA-binding transcriptional regulator Fis — MAEAPAKETVVDNFSGISANQSLRDCVDQAMENYFRNLDGQPVTNVYDMVMAEVEAPMLEVVLKYTRHNQTKAAQVLGLNRGTLRKKLKQYGLL, encoded by the coding sequence ATGGCAGAGGCACCCGCCAAAGAAACTGTGGTAGACAATTTCTCGGGTATCAGTGCAAATCAATCACTGCGTGATTGCGTAGACCAGGCAATGGAAAATTATTTCCGCAACCTGGATGGGCAGCCCGTCACCAATGTCTACGACATGGTGATGGCTGAGGTAGAAGCGCCCATGCTGGAAGTGGTGTTGAAATATACCCGCCACAACCAGACCAAGGCCGCTCAGGTGCTGGGGCTGAACCGTGGCACCCTGCGCAAGAAACTGAAGCAATACGGCCTGCTGTAA